A genomic region of Raphanus sativus cultivar WK10039 chromosome 6, ASM80110v3, whole genome shotgun sequence contains the following coding sequences:
- the LOC108806634 gene encoding uncharacterized protein LOC108806634, with protein MMVVNSFDLWQKDVFFSAAEEVQKSADIMESAYRLWIREKKDDIFKELQAALGTAKWQLEEFEKAVRLSHRQCGDDSTSTTRHKQFVAAIENQIHRVETSVQETYSENGKEPLRWVNLSEEERDDLAMFLSGSSLASHSFSSESSVKSSIAEVTGNGNGSECVIDIQESIKPRNAEKTAGTRRTWSSPDFSSLRIIVPGDNEQEEEKLVTQIEATPKVKGTKSILWMQRLPDHTQLGCFQNPIRLSFNHPIKLTVSLMLIVFLLLPFVVYSS; from the exons ATGATGGTAGTTAACAGCTTCGATTTATGGCAAAAGGATGTTTTCTTCTCTGCAGCTGAAGAAGTACAAAAGTCTGCAGATAT AATGGAGTCTGCTTATAGATTGTGGATTAGAGAGAAGAAAGATGACATCTTTAAGGAGCTTCAAGCAGCTTTGGGTACTGCTAAATGGCAG TTAGAGGAGTTTGAGAAAGCAGTAAGATTGAGCCATAGACAGTGTGGGGATGATTCTACATCCACCACACGGCACAAACAGTTTGTTGCCGCTATAGAAAACCAGATTCATCGCGTTGAAACCTCTGTCCAAGAAACTTACAGTGAGAATGGAAAAGAACCTCTCCGTTGGGTTAATCTCAGTGAAGAAGAGCGAGACGACTTGGCCATGTTTCTCTCTGGATCTTCTTTAGCCTCACATAGCTTTAGTAGTGAGAGCAGCGTCAAGTCGAGTATAGCTGAAGTTACAGGTAACGGTAATGGCTCTGAATGTGTCATAGACATTCAAGAAAGCATAAAACCAAGAAATGCAGAGAAAACAGCTGGGACAAGAAGGACATGGAGCTCACCAGATTTCAGTTCCTTGAGGATTATAGTTCCTGGTGATAATGAACAAGAAGAGGAGAAACTAGTGACACAAATCGAAGCCACTCCTAAAGTGAAAGGAACTAAGTCCATATTGTGGATGCAGAGACTTCCTGATCATACTCAG CTTGGTTGCTTCCAAAATCCGATACGCTTATCATTTAATCATCCCATCAAGCTCACTGTTTCCTTAATGCTAATAGTGTTTCTTCTAT TACCCTTCGTAGTGTATTCATCTTGA